TCTTTAGCTTCATTTTAACCaccgtttagtttagttttactgtccTCCACATTAGTTTTCAACATTGAGTCTGTATAAATTATCGCTTAGTTGAGTTTTACtacactttagtttagtttaaatatcTTTAAGTCCAGTTTCACAAGCTTCTACTGTGTTTTAACCATCTTTACTTGGTTTTTACCatgttttagacttttttttagtttgtttactTTTAGTCTATTTCAACTGTCTTTTAACTTGGTTTTGCCATTTTTTAGTTTAGCTCTATTATCTTTAGCTTCATTTTAACCaccgtttagtttagttttcctgTTTCCATATTTGTTTTTAACATTGAGTCTGTATAAATTATCGCTTAGTTGAGTTTTACtacactttagtttagttttaatatttttaagtCCGGTTTCACAAGCTTCTACTGTGTTTTAACCATCTTTACTTGGTTTTTACCATGTTTTAGACTCCTTTTAGTTTGTTTACTTTTAGTCTATTTCAACTGTCTTTTAACTTGGTTTTGCCATTTTTTAGTTTGGCTTTATTGTCTTTTAGTTTTCTTCAACTGCCTTTTAGTTtagtagtaattttttttttttttttttttttttaacaaggttTACCAACTTTTAGTCTGACAACGAGGGgtggggtccaatctggcccacaggatgaatttgcaaaatgcaaaaattacactgaaggctTTAAATATTAAGGGTGTctgactcattttatttcaggggccacatacagaccagtatgatctcaagtaactcaaataacagtataataacatataaataatgacaactccaaaatgtgttcttggtttaatgtacaaaataaagtaaaattacattatggacatatttacatttataaactatcctttcacaataaaatttgaataacctgaacaaatatggacaacctgaaatgtcttaagaaaaacaagtgcacttttagcaatattctgtctgttagtaaatgttttctgcatttgtagatccacacatgaacaactggaattatctttttcattttgtACAGTGACCAGTCTTTTCATTCTCTTGAACGATGAACCATCAGCGTTGTAAAGTAACACATTGCATGCACCACTGTTACTTAATCTTATATTACAAAATTAATGTAATTGCAATCAGTTGCTGAGACACGATGCAGGATTTGCCTCAACATCATCTCatctgattgacagctgtaattaccaatcacaaATCAGGTTAATTCAGATGCAGCTTTATTCTGTACCTTTCTGTTTCCAAAATGGCATGAAATGACATCCGGTTATGTatctttatgttttgttttttgagagCAAATCTGTACTGGCAATTTAATTCCAGCTCCTCCATCTTTAAATCTGCGACTATATGAATATATTCTTCTACTTAAAATATAACAATGAaggcagatttaaaaaaaaaaaaaaaaaaaaaaaaaaaagaagaaaatctgtatttttcctaacactgctgctaggtcacaaaaatgcaaaagtcACATGCTATCTAGTCATCTGTAACCTTTTAAGTCTCATCTTGACTATACCCAGATCACACAGATTCATCTACTTCCCCTGTGGGTCTGATTTAAATACAACTTCCATCTTAGAACTTCTTCTTGTGGTGGGTCTCTGCGCACTGCCCTGGCTCTTCGTCATCCACTGGGGCTTTTCTCTCCATTATTCAGGATGACACAGCGCTGCTTTGCCAGCAGAAAGGTGGGCATTCTTTGCGAAAGCATACACCAAACagtgatatttgtttttttaatcactatCCAGATACAATGAACAGCAGAAGACGATGGAAGCATCGCCGTTACTCATAGAGCAGGAGTGGCCGGGGATTCCAACGCCCGTCGATGCGGCGGTTTTCTATGAGGGTAGTTACATCACCTTCCTTTTACCCGTCATAACAGGAACACCATGTGGGTTACTGTATGTCTGCTGCAAAAACATACAATTCATGCCAAGTGTAAGAGGTATTCCAGGTCAAAGATGCAACAGGTTTTGTCAGATAAAGTATCAGCCTGTtattgttgttacctccgccaaggaggttatgtttttgccagggtttgtttgtttgtttgtttgtttgtttgtctgtctgtctgtccgttagtgtgcaacataactcaaaaagttatggacagatttggatgaaattttcagggtttgttggaaatgggataaggaagaaatgattaaattttggtggtgatcgggggtggggggggccactgatcaggcggaggtctgcgctctccgagtgcttctagttttggatCTAAAATTACTTACTTATGTATCATTGTTACAACTGCTAGTATTATTATCactctattatcattattattatcctgtgattattaaactataaatatacatattgtgtgtattataatattttaccataattacctccgccaaggaggttatgtttttgccagtgtttgtttgtctgtttgtttgtttgtttgtttgtctgtccgttagtgtgcaacataactcaaaaagttatgaacagattttgatgaaattttcagggtttgttggaaataggataaggaagaaatgattaaattttggtggtgattgggggtgggggggcccacggggggggggggggggggggggcgcagaccagaaaattttatcaaaatctgtccataactttttgagttatgttgcacactaacagacagacagacaaacaaacaaacagacagacaaacaaaccctggcaaaaacataacctccttggcgtgggggggcccacggggggggccactgatcagccttggcggaggtctgcgctctccgagtgcttctagttacttatttaacctcctcagacccagctatgggttttctgtttgcatttgtggacaagagtttcacaactttatacaaaaaaaagaaaagaaaactgtccacaactaaggacgttccataaaaattttgaaaaatgcatctgaaaaaactgttgcatcatgatgtttccaatataggcacttatttaataaaaaacaaaaaaagctgctactttgctgacatttcctgggtctttggAGATTACTATAATTTATTATTACTgctttactttattatttattatttctacttCTACTGtgtaatgtgcaattgcctgtttttcactCCTGTTTCTTATAGTTATTGTTGTTTGTAGTTATTATTTTTCCTTTGTAGTATGTCTTATATGTGCACATTTGGTGTGGTTCTGCTATGGGAAcattaatttcctgagggctctgtccAAGGCATTAATAAAGTTctgtctaatttaatctaatctgatctaaaatgttaacacCTCCATACATAGAGATTGCTCTTGAAATAACACTGTCAACACCTAGAATAAAACCAACATGGCCTTAGtggtaattacatttttttttcactattcaTCATGTAAGtgtgactggaaaaaaaataacagcagTGAGAATTGTGCAAGCAATTTGTGGTGCTACATACAGTATTTAATGTTTCTAATATGAACAGCGAATAATACACCACCTCTTTTGTAAAAGGTGTCAAAATAAAGCACCTAAATTGTCCATACTTTTGCTAAACAAATATGGAAACTGGTTGAAACatgtacattaacaaactgtaaaACTATTAAGTAATGATCAAGTTTAACCACCAAAATCCTGTCATTCAATCATAGAAATTTACAGGTACTAAtgcagaacaagaaaagcacataaaGTGACTAAATGTCTCTTATTGGTTTGCATAATCAGTTAACTTAATTAAGTTTATGTCTATATTTATCACAGATATCACTGCTATACAAACAGAATGTGTCTAAATGCAATACCCTATTATTGCATTTtggtcactaataaagaaaaattgagTCAAAAGTACAAGTGGTCTTTAATTTCTAGGATATAGTATTAGGTTAAACAAATATTTAATGAATTCAGTGAGGAATTAAAGGTTCATATATGAATTTTGCACCTGCTCATGCACTTACATTAAGTTTagcctgaactgtggatcaacaaactgcagtttagcaaagataataacatcacataacttaataccttcataagcctcaaaactcacttgtgtagaagaaatgctgtcattttaccatcaaactccattcttttcatttagagctgtgtccagtggtgaaaataacaacagtggTCACATTTTGAGAAATATCCctttaacaaaataaacatacTGGATAATGTGACATGATATACAGATAAAATAATCCTTTAATAGTTCCGCAATGAGGAAATTTGCAGTGTTATAGTAGCATAGGGGTAGTAAGAAatataaaaagcataaaaagTACATAAATCAGCACTCAGTagaaacagtaataataaatatgtacAGAAAATATGAGGAAAATTGCAAAGTATGGAGTATTACAACAAGTCTTGAATATTATTTTATCTATGTCTTGTATCATATACTCTATAATAACTGCACATTGTAAGAAAATACACTGACAGAATTTcggagctctttattctaaaccaggggtgtcaaactcattttagttcaggggccacaataagcccaatttgatctcaagtgagccgaaccagtaaaaataataacagaataacctataaatagtgacaagtccacatttttgtctgcattttagtgcaaaaaacccccactaagttatgaaaacacttacttttataaagtatccaaacaaaaaagatgtgaataacctgaaaaaactgaaatgtcttaagaaaaataagtgcaattttaacaatattcagcctccacttatcattagtccatgtgcattatggatcagatcgacaaagacactaaacactgaggaacaggcagaaaagagttcaaattgcgcagaattttctttagacatttcaggttgttcatatttgttcaggttattcacattttattgttacaggatagtttgtaaatgtaaatattttcataatttaatgttattttttgcactaaaactaagaaaaatttgaagttgttaattcaagattttttgctaaatttaagattttttttggcttaattcaaattttttttacttaactgaagatttttttttgcttaattcaagattttttccttaactcaagcttttttttttttttttttttttttttttgcttatttcatattttttgctgaatttgagattttttttggttgaattcaagattaatttttttttttacttaatttaacattttttttccttaattcaagattttttttccttaattgaagattttttttttttttttttgcttaattcaagatttttttttccttaattccagctaatttttttgttttggcttaattcaagattttttgctaaatttaagatttttttttttttttttgcttaattcaagatttttttccttaattgaagctaatttttttttgtttttccttaattcaagcttttttttttttttttgcttaattcatttttttttttttttttgctaaatttgagatttttttggttgaattcaagatttttttttgctcagtttaagatttttttgcttgattcaagatttttttacttaattgaagatttttttttttttgcttaattcaagattttttccttaattcaagctttttttttttttttttttttgcttaattcatcattttttgctaaatttgaatttttttttggttgaattcaagattttttttaacttaatttactttattttttttgcttaattcaagattttttttacttaattgaaggtttttttttttgttgttgcttaattcaacattttttccttaattcaagcaaatttttttgtgcttaattcagttcaaaagtgtggaatttttgcactttgtaaattcatcgaCCGCACCCGCATTTGCCCCCCGGGCAAATGAaggtgtttgacacccctgttctaaacactaataataatttttggtcatttttaaaaatttttaaagtAGAAGTACTGCATATACAACCAATAGTATGGTGTTTGTGTTATAATAATGACTCTCCACTGCCGACAGGACTCGTCCACTTCTTCAGGGGAAACATTCTGTACAAATACGACGCCGTCTCCAAACGCGTGGTTTCGACGAGTTCCGCCAACAAGATGCTGGACTGTGAGAAGAAGGACGATAACGAAACACTGAGTGACTGAAGACGTGTGTTTATCTGTGAGACACCGTGAGTTACATAACTGTAGATGTGAAAATAGCCTCAATGTTCATAATAAGAAATGAGGAAGCAATGAATAATGCAGGGAAGTGGTTTAAAGTGTTACCTCAGTGATTATTAACACAGTTTTGTAATAATGGTATTTGTATCTGAAAGCAACTTTTTGTGTTGCTTAAaatttcttcaaatgcattttgttgattttgaatagaattaaatgttttatatgtttaATATCGAtaatgtaaggcaaggcaagtttatttgtatagcacatttcagcaacaaggcaattcaaggtgcttcacacaggacattgaaataaaaagaaacacatttaaaacattataaaaggaaCATGCAAAagttgattaaaaacagcaagtaagaaaacaacacataaaatccccaaaaaataaaaacacacacatattaaagtaagacttgcagtgcagagtttcaaaagagaatataaaatttaaaaagtcaaaagccttttagtcatgTAATGCATAGCACCTATGTTTTTTTCCCCCGGTTGTGTTGTGGTTTTGTGTTTGCATCACTCTGACACTTCCAGACATAGATTTTGAGGTTTATGGAGTAACTAGTATTGGTTAATGTCCATGAGAAATTAGTCTTCAGGTAGTGTTTAGTCATAGTATCTAAAATGTAACTTTCCGCTAACACTAATACAGGTAGTGGTTACACATTATTACAGACAAACCATAGTGGAAAATCACTGCTTATGTGACACCTTTTTTAAATTAATCTTTCTATAACATGTCTTTTCGCCAAGTGACGTTTATTTACACTCATATCCTGCAGAATGTGACATTTGACGTTTTTAAAAAGTCGATGCATTTTTCCAGAAAAGGCGAAGAAACACACATTTTCCATGTTTACTTTTAAATGACGTACTGTACACAATAAAGATCCTTATCAGATATAGTGTCTGAAGCCTGTTACTGTAATAACTGTTCATCATACATATCTGATATCTTTTTGGCATTGGATGGATTTTGGAAAGGTGTGGGTTTTTGTTCCTAATGACGTGATACAACATGTTTGTATCTGCAAATACACGCTTCTCCAAGAGTTATAATGACAGCAGTGTGAGGGTTGGAGAAAGCTCAGATCATTAGGAGGcagaaatatacagaataaaGTGAGAGATTGGCAAAAGAATTGAGCAAATCAAAAGAAATAACCTCACAAACAAGGtaaataaatcatgaaaaaaaagtaGAGACACTGATGATTAATTGATTTAATATATAACAAGTTTAAACTCATCTAATTGCAAAGAAAAACGTTCATGTATGTGGAGTTATTTTACCTGCAGTTATTGACATAAAACTCTAAaatcagtataaaatataaaggtatTAAAAGTgtaatatgtacatgtataagaGCATTTTCTCACCTGATTCTCAGCATTAATGACAGATTCAAAActcattaaaagaaaagaaaaggttatGATTTATGCAAAAATCATCCTTGTATAAACAAACCCATAATGGCAGCGCACAGATGCAGAAACTCAGCttatcctttttttattttagttgtttttatatGATCCTTTATACACTGTTgcaaataaagttggaataatttagttttctgaCACATTCCTGTTTTCATTCCTATTTAATCACCTTTGATTTGTTGTAGTGATTATATACTGAGACCCAGAATAActcacattgtcacaataatttaataaaaggagatttaaaaatattttattccaactttagggacaactgtgttgttttttcttgtcCCAGTTACATGATGAATAGTGATGAATAAGTATTATTTTTTATAACTCTACATATGACGTTGTTACTTGCTTTTGATTTTTACTCTTATTATCCATCTGTGCATCACTAATAATACTGAGCAATTATCATCAAACTGGTGGAAACTGGTAAATGTCAGACAAAAATAAACCCATTAAATACAAGAATGGGCTGATACTTTATCTGACAAATCCTTTTGTCCACCTTTGACTAAGAAAACTTTGGTATAGATGGTGTGTTTTTGTGATGTTAAGCTCTAGACTTAAAGTAAACCACATGGTATCCCTGTTATGAAGAATAAAAGGAAGGTgatctattaagaataaatcacattgacaCACTTCATGAGATGAAGTAATAATAACGGGCAGTTGTGTAAATGAGTgcctattattgttattttatgtgTTGGAGTAATACTTGATACTGTATGATGCCAAATAAAAGTAATACTAGAAACATTTAAGACAATGAAACAAGAATATCTTCACATTAAAGTGTCATCATAAATTAAAGATCCGTGTCTGGTTTTTGGAAAGTTTTTCTGTTTAATGATCCAGCGCAGCCAACTTCCCCTCCCATCCATAAAAGGAGTGTTTCCTGAGTCATTGACAAAGGAGGGTAGTTGCTCAACACACCTAGTCCTCAGCATATATAAGACCCAGCTGCACAGCAGAAACACAACTCACAACCAACCGACAAATATGAAGACATTCAATCTGAGCGTGCTCCTGAGCCTGGCGGTGGCAGTTTACTGTGCACCGGTGTCAGAGGTCACTGTGCAAGATGAAGGCTTTGCAAAGGTATGTGTTCATGGGTTTATTCTTATGCATGTAGTAGAAGTGCTTAGATGGATTCCATGTTctaaattttgtgtttttgcagaacgccaacatgtttctgcagatcctGAGCTGTTCCATTTCATTTCTTTCTAATTGTCTGCTCCCCTTTTTGCAGAACTACCTCAAGAGCTTCTTCAACCTGACAGAAGAGAGCGGTCCTACGGTCCGCCGTGGTGGGATCAGCCTGTTGGTCAAGAAGCTGAGTGAGATGCAGCGGTTCTTCGGCCTCCACATCACTGGGACGCTGGACACCGACACTCTGTCCATGATGAAGAAACCCCGCTGTGGTGTTCCTGATGGACAAATCGGAGAGTTTTCCACCTTTGGAAACAACTTGAAATGGCAAAAGAACAGCCTCACATACAGGTAattagattgcattacattacattacactatTAATCCcacaatacagggtgtcccataagtctccgtacataggaaaaataaacgtttcttgacataaaccatttttatttatataatatgctctatatgactgccattttgtcgggaacacatttcaatgtcctccactgctgaagaactataaagaagaaatataaagaaatacatgttagaaccatggaatgtattatgtctcctatgtatggagacttatgggacaccctgtagaatagaatagaatagaatagaatagaatagaatagaatagaatagaatagaatagaatagcctatATTGTCACTCTGTGTGTAATGAAACTAGTAGTGCTACACTAACCAGtgcaataatattaataaaaacagaaaaaaaaaacatgtaaaaaaaattagaatagaacaaatataaaattacaaaaaataaaaaataaaagaagaaaacagaatataaaactttacaaaaaataaataagaatagaactaaagtagaatagaataaaaatatgaatatagacaaatattaacaatattaacggTATGTATATCTGTGAACAAGTCTGTAAAATtagtgcatttgtgtttgttcatttatttcgaatataacattaaaaccaaacaatgaaaagatttatataaaaagaaaggaaaacattcaaaaaggagagggatgaagtttaatttataatctcccggcCCCTTTACCCCTTACCCTTACTGCATTGTTTTTGCAAAAATAGTGGATTTTGCTCTAATTTATTGtacataattcacattatacagggCTAAATGAACAGGGACATGGGGAAATCCACTGATCAACGTATCAACAGaatacagtgcaaaaaaaaagtgcatacataaagatagtgcaaaagacaaacaatatataaaaataataataataataataataataatagtggtaaGATGTATCATTATAATTATAGAAACAGAAGACAAGAAGAGGATGTCCTTTATGTGGTTGTAAATGAGGTTTTAATAactgtgtttgctgtttttctGTCCAATAGGATTGAGAATTACACACCTGACATGTCTGCAGCTGAGGTTGACGACTCTATAGCCAAAGCTCTGCAGGTTTGGGCCAAAGTTACTCCTCTGAGATTCACCAGAATCTACAGCGGCACTGCAGACATCATGATCTCCTTTGGAAGCCGATGTAAGTATCACCTTATACGTACGGCAGTTTCACACACTCCTTATGTTCATCATCCGGTCCTTGATGACTGTTCCTGCTCCAGTCTGGTTTGTGTTTCTATTCAGTTTGCAAAACCATCTGAcgccagtgtttttatttttacagcacACGGCGACTTCTACCCCTTCGACGGACCTGACGGGACCCTCGCCCACGCCTTTGCTCCTTCATCTGGGATCGGAGGAGATGCTCATTTTGATGAAGATGAGACCTTCACCTTCCGCTCAAACACAGGTGAGTTCTTCACTGTTTACATTTTACGCACCTTTCTACTCCACTGCATCTCAGAGGCAGATGCTGGACTTTTAATGAACTAAATCTGACAGTTTAGCTTCAGATTACAGGTTTTTATCCCCTTCTTATCCAGTGAAAACGACCACTCTGTGTTGATAAATGTACAGATTGTGTGTTCGTGTATGGCCTGAGAATATTCTCATTTTAAGCAATaaacatctttaaccctttcatgcatactggtcactacagtggacagttattctccagctgttctcttgtcgattcatgggttttgttgtttcagttccatatgagccaacacagtggacacttatgcacatcCCACAAACTGcagttcacaccattactgtaactttgctgttcttcataaatctgaactgcactaacatgttttaaatccattgctaatttttattagactgtaagtaacagttttcttattcaaaagctttttttttgttgttgtatattatctccatgaagtgagtaatacctagtattagagaatgttataatgtgagaaaacatcagataagctgaatgaaatatatttttatttcatggtttacacacagtatataaattttgataaagaattaaaaacatgcacatcactcACCACATTTAAACGGATGTTttaaactaaggtattcaataaatataaaatattaggataaagtaagccaattattagtatgaatctaagattttgcttagattgtattatttgttttattatattattgtttaaaacggtgccatcttgttatcttttgtttctgcagctttcctttttgtaaataggcataaataagctgttgtttcagcctacgccttttcacccatgtttaatatagaaatccaaactgtatgtatgtatatattatgttctgttaaatggacgaattaattacaattactactactactactactactttctgatgatggtttctttgcttcaaaaatttaaagcatggcgtccagctgagtggatgtttttgtaactccttaaaaaaatagGGCCATAAAACAatttaaatcgcattgtttttttttcatgcctaaagaggaataaaaacattcaggaagaaaatcttgactaaggttctgataattcatgcataaaagggttaaagctctCTGGAAATTACATGATTACAACGCAGAAAACAGTTGACTGTATGCAAATGGAGCATAAAATAAGATTAAACCAGTCAATAGTTTAAGAAGCAGATCAattcttaactcataaagacccagtgcaacttttgtggccattcccaaattaattattattcttttgattgaacttttcttaagtgacttattatattatcctcttcattttgcatgtgtttcagtaaaaatcaggtatcttgttatatataatttattcatcatgtagatgttcattaaagctctgaaaaaaactgactttttcaataaaatatatcattaactgaacatagaccaAGTGTCTCCCTCCACTGTCATAgatagataactttatttatcctacaGTAATATttatccgactccatgggttttactggtgaatcaatgttgtagaagatgtcggtgttttcacgttcactacggagcctctgaacgtccaaatgggtcacatatgatgaccatgaaatgacaacaaactgcatttgacaccaattatttacatgtattgataggatcagtggatcagcaggtattaaacaatatagattaataaatgttttggtcaccagtggatgtttgggtgtttttatgggttaaacatctacagctgtaaaatgaatCAAGAGCAACATTTCACTTCATGCACATGTTCCCCCTCTTACCTCCAGTTCGGTGTTCTCTGTTGCAGGTTATGTCCTTTTCATGGTCGCTGCCCATGAGTTCGGTCACTCTCTGGGTTTGTCTCACTCCGATGATCCCGGTGCTCTCATGTACCCCATATATTCTTACAACAACCCAGAAACCTTCGTCCTGCCTCGGGATGACGTCAACGGCATCCAGTCTCTCTATGGTCAGTACAAACACCACCTGAGGAGAAGctcagaactgaaacacaaacctTCAGACTTagcatagatatacatactgttttcatagatatacatactgttttcatagatatacatgctgttttcatagatatacataatgttttcatagatatacatgctgttttcatagatatacataatgttttcatagatatacatactgttttcattcatatacataatgttttcatagatatacataatgttttcatagatatacatactgttttcatagatatacatactgttttcatagatatacatactgttttcacagatatacatgctgttttcatagatat
The Sphaeramia orbicularis chromosome 14, fSphaOr1.1, whole genome shotgun sequence DNA segment above includes these coding regions:
- the mmp13a gene encoding collagenase 3a is translated as MKTFNLSVLLSLAVAVYCAPVSEVTVQDEGFAKNYLKSFFNLTEESGPTVRRGGISLLVKKLSEMQRFFGLHITGTLDTDTLSMMKKPRCGVPDGQIGEFSTFGNNLKWQKNSLTYRIENYTPDMSAAEVDDSIAKALQVWAKVTPLRFTRIYSGTADIMISFGSRSHGDFYPFDGPDGTLAHAFAPSSGIGGDAHFDEDETFTFRSNTGYVLFMVAAHEFGHSLGLSHSDDPGALMYPIYSYNNPETFVLPRDDVNGIQSLYGPNPDEDPAGPGPQPPTTPDSCDSTLVLDAVASLRGEMLFFKDSFFWRSYPQSVTPQQTLITNFWPNAPATIDAAYENLQSDRLLLFKGRKVWAFNAYDLVRGYPKSISTFGLPSTVKKIDAALYDVETRKTLFFVGNNYYSYDESSRRMDRGFPKRVDETFSGLTGKVTAAFQYRGFSYIYSGPYMFEYSLRSGRLFRVLRNNYFLRCTNY